The DNA sequence CCCGATGGACGCGGCCACCGTGGACCGCTCGCGGCTCGACTGGGCCGAAGTGGAGCGGCCCGCGCACCGCGAGGTGCTGGAGCTGTACCGCGCGCTGATCAAGCTGCGTCGCGAGCACCCCGAGCTGGCCGACCCGCGGATCGACGGCCTGCGCGTCGACAGCTCGCCCGACGGCTCCTGGCTGGTGCTGCACCGCGGCTCGCTCCGGCTGGCGGTCAACTTCGGTCCCGGGCCGGTCACGCTCCCGCTCGGGGCGACCTCCGCCCTGCTCGCCTGGGGCGGGGCCGAGGCCGACGGTGGGGCGGCCCAGCTGCCGCCGGACGGTTTCGTTCTGGTCGAAACCCGATAACCGGATCGCACATCGCGCGCGAAGGGGCCGGTATCTGGGACGATTCAGGAATGGCCACACGACCCTCCGCCGACCACGTCCTCGCCGGCCGCCCCTTTCCGCTCGGTGCCCACCCCGAGGCGGGCGGCGTGCGGTTCGCGATCACGTCCGCCGTCGCGGACGCCGTCGAGCTGTGCCTGATCGACGCCGACGGGTCGGAACGCCGGATCGCGCTCACCGAGCGCACCTTCGGCGTCTGGCACGGCCTGGTGCCCGGCGTGACGCCGGGGCAGCGCTACGGCTACCGGATCCACGGCCCCTACGACCCCGCCCGCGGCCTGCGGTGCAACCCGCACAAGCTGCTGGTCGACCCGTACGCGCGGCAGATCACCGGCGGGCTGACCGACCTGACCGCGGCCCAGGGCTTCACCGGTGACCCCGAACGCGGGCCGATGTCCACTGTGGACTCCCGGGGCAGCGTGCCGCTGTCGGTGGTCAGCTCGCCGGGCGGGCCGGACACCGGGGTCAAGCCGGAGGTGCCGTTCGAGGAGGCGGTCGTCTACGAGCTGCACGTCAAGGGGTTCACCCAGCGGCACCCGTTCATCCCGGAGGCGCTGCGCGGCACCTACCTCGGCCTGGCCCACCCGGTCGCGATCGAGTACCTGACCCGGCTCGGCGTCACGTCGGTGGAGCTGCTGCCGGTGCACTCGTTCCTCGACGAGCCGTCCCTGGTCCGCGCCGGCCGGCACAACTACTGGGGCTACTCGCCGCTCGGCTTCTTCGCCCCGCACGCCGCCTACGCCAGCGAGCCCGGCCACGAGGTCGAGGAGTTCCGGCTGATGGTGGCCGCCCTGCACGCGGCGGGCATCGAAGTGATCCTCGACGTCGTGTTCAACCACACCTGCGAGGGCGGGCCGGACGGGCCGACGCTGAGCTTCCGCGGGCTCAACGCGCCGGTCTACTACCTGCACACCGATCGCGGGCACATGGCCGACATCACCGGCTGCGGCAACACCCTGGAGGCGGGCTCGCCGACCGTCGTGCGGCTGGTGACCGACTCGCTGCGGTACTGGACGCAGGAGATGGGCGTCGACGGCTTCCGGTTCGACCTCGCCAGCACGCTCGGGCGGCCCCGCGGCGGCGCGTTCGACCCGGCCTCGACGCTGCTCACCGCGATCACCGCCGACCCGGTGCTGTCCCGGTGCAAGCTCATCGCCGAGCCGTGGGACGCCACCGGCGAGGGCTACCGCGTCGGCGGCTTCGGCGCCCAGTGGGCGGAATGGAACGGCCGCTACCGCGACACCGTCCGCGACTTCTGGCGCGGCGCGACCGGCGTCCGCGACCTCGCCTACCGGCTGTCCGGTTCGTCGGACCTGTACGACCACAACCTGCGCCGGCCGTGGCAGTCGATCAACTTCGTCACCGCGCACGACGGCTTCACGCTGCGGGACCTGGTGTCCTACAACGAAAAGCACAACGAGGCCAACGGCGAGGACAACCGCGACGGCGGCAACGACAACCGCTCGTGGAACCACGGCGCCGAGGGGGAGACGACCGACCCGGCGATCCGCGCGCTGCGCACCCGGCAGGCCCGGAACATGTTCGCCACGCTGCTGCTGTCCACCGGCACCCCGATGCTCACCATGGGCGACGAGTTCTGGCGGACCCAGCACGGCAACAACAACGCGTACTGCCTCGACGGCGAAACGTCCTGGCTGGACTGGACGCCGGACGACCCCGAGGCCGAGGCCATGCTCGCGTTCGCCCGCCGGGTGGTGCGGCTGCGCGCGAACAGCCCGGCGCTGCGGCAGCCGGAGTTCTTCGAAGGCCGGACCACCCCGACCGGCAAGCCCGACCTGGTCTGGTTCCGCCCGGACGGCGAGGAGTTCGGCGAGAACGACTGGTTCGAGGACCGCCACACGCTCGGCATGTGGATCGACGGCTCGAACAGCCAGGCCCGCAACCGCGAGGGCGCGCTGGTACCCGACCACTCGTGGCTGCTGTGGCTGCACGCGGGCGACGCGCCGGGCGAGGTCGTCCTGCCGGGCCGTGAGTACGGCGAGACGTTCAAGCCGACGCTCGACACGAGCACCGCGGACGGCAGCCCGGCCAACCCGGGCGCGCTGGAGGCCAAGAGCCGGGTGACGCTGCAGTCGCGGTCGCTGCTGTTGCTGCGGGCCCCGCGGCTGGCGGCGGAACCGCAGCCGGAGAGCTACTGACCGGTACCCGCGGCGGCGGGGCGCGCGAATCGTCCATTCGGGTAAGGCTGCGCACCGTTGGGGTCCGCGTGTCGCCCCGCCGCGGCCCGCGCCCCGCCGCCGCGCGTCCGTAACGTGCCGGACATCCGCCGGAAATTCCTTGCTGGAACAGCGTTTCGCTTCGCTGTCGCTGGGTACACCAGAAAAGTGCCCTGCCTCGTAGGCGCTTGATCGTGTCAGGCAGACTGTCGTCGCCTGCGTCCAACCGACACACCGAGGGGCGTTGCCCATGACCGGCCGGCTCGGCATCGACGACGTCTCCCCCAGCGTGAGCTGCGGCCGATATCCGGCCAAAGCCGTTGTGGGGGAACACATCCCGGTCACCGCGACCGTCTGGCGGGAAGGCCACGACGCCGTCGCCGCCACCGTCGCGTGGCGGGGGCCGGGCGACCGGCTGACGCGCCAGACGCGGATGGTGCCGCGGGGACCCGATCACCCCGACGAGTTCGCCGCGGTGATCGTGCCCGACACCACCGGGCCGTGGACCTTCCGCATCGACGCCTGGAGCGACCCCTGGGCGACGTGGGAGCACGCCGTCGAGGTGAAGGTCGCCGCCGGGCAGGGACCCGAGGACCTCGCCAACGACATCGAGAACGGCGCCCGGCTGCTGGAGCGCGTCTCCCGCCGTCCCGACCGCCGCGCCGAGAAAGCGCTTCTGACCGGCGCGGTGACGGCCCTGCGCGACGAAGCGCGGAGCCTCGCCGAGCGCGTCGGGCCCGCGCTGTCGCCCGAAATCCGCCAGCTCATGCGCGAATTCCCGGTGCGCGAACTGATCACCAAGGGCAAGCCGCTCAAGCTCTGGGTCGACCGGCGCCGCGCCGCGTACGGCTCCTGGTACGAGCTCTTCCCGCGCTCCACCGGCGGGCTCGACGCCGAGGGCAAGCCGGTGCACGGCACCTTCACCACCGCGGCGGCCGCGCTCGACCGGGTCGCGAAGATGGGCTTCGACGTCGTCTACCTGCCGCCGATCCACCCGATCGGCCGCGTGAACCGCAAGGGCCCCAACAACACCCTCGACGCCAAGCCCGAAGACGTCGGCTCGCCGTGGGCCATCGGCGCCGATGAGGGCGGGCACGACTCGATCCACCCGGACCTCGGCACCTTTGACGACTTCGACGCCTTCGTGGCCCGCTCCGAAGAGCTCGGCATGGAGGTGGCGCTCGACTTCGCGCTGCAGGCCGCGCCCGACCACCCGTGGGTCCTGAAGAACCCGGAGTTCTTCACCACCCGCCCGGACGGCTCGATCGCCTACGCGGAGAACCCGCCGAAGAAGTACCAGGACATCTACCCGATCAACTTCGACAACGACCCCAAGGCCGTCTACGAGGAGATGCTCCGCGTCATCACGGTCTGGGTCGAGCACGGGGTCAAGATCTTCCGGGTCGACAACCCGCACACCAAGCCGCCGGACTTCTGGGCGTGGCTGATCCAGTCGGTGAAGGACGCCCACCCCGACGTGCTGTTCCTGGCCGAGGCGTTCACCCGCCCGGCGCGGCTGTGGGGCCTGGCCCGGCTCGGCTTCACCCAGAGCTACACGTACTTCACCTGGCGGACCGGCAAGCAGGAGCTGATCGACTTCGCCGTCGACCTGCGCGACCACTGGAACGAAGGCCGCCCGAACCTGTTCGTCAACACCCCGGACATCCTCCACGAGTCGCTGCAGCGCGGCGGCCCGGGCATGTTCGCGCTGCGGGCCGCGCTCGCGGCGACGATCTCGCCGACGTGGGGCGTCTACTCCGGCTACGAGCTGTTCGAGCACGTCCCGGTCCGCGACGGCAGCGAGGAGTACCTCGACTCCGAGAAGTACCAGCTGCGGCCGCGCGACTTCGAGCGCGCGCTCGCCGAAGGGCGCTCGCTGGAGCCGTGGCTGGCGAAGCTGAACGCCGTCCGCCGCGCGCACCCGGCACTGCAGCAGATGCGCACCCTGCACTTCCACCACGTCGACAACGACGCACTGCTGGCCTACTCCAAACAGGACCCGGCCACCGGCGACACCGTGGTCACGGTCGTCACCCTCGACCCGTACGCGCCCCAGGAGGGCACGCTCTGGCTCGACACCGGGGCGCTCGGGTTCGAGGCCCACGAGCGGCTGATCGCGCACGACGAGGTCACCGGCGACACCTGGGACTGGGGGCCGGCGAACTACGTCCGGCTCGAGCCGTGGCGGGCCGTGGCCCACGTGGTGTCGGTCCGGCGGCGGCTGGCCGGTTAGCAGGGAAGGAAGAACGAATCGAGGACTGAGGTGGAACACATGGCGGAGGAGGCCCGCCCCGACGCGGCACTCGGGCTGGACGGCGTGCCGCACACCGGCGAGGCGATGACCGCCGACGGGATGCTCGTCGAGCCCCAGGCCGGCGATTTCCGGTCGGCGCAGCAGGCGCCGAGCAACCCGGAGTGGTTCAAGGGCGCGGTGTTCTACGAGGTGCTGGTGCGCGCGTTCGCCGACTCCAACGGCGACGGCACCGGCGACCTGCGCGGCCTGGCCGGCCGGCTGGACTACCTGGCGTGGCTCGGCATCGACTGCCTGTGGCTGCCGCCGTTCTACGCCTCGCCGTTGCGCGACGGCGGCTACGACATCAGCGACTTCCGGGCGGTGCTGCCGGAGTTCGGCAGCGTCGAGGACTTCGTCTTCCTGCTCAACGAGGCGCACCGGCGCGGCATCCGGGTGATCACCGACCTGGTGCTCAACCACACCTCGGACGCGCACCCGTGGTTCCAGCAGTCGCGCAACGAACCCGACGGCCCGTACGGCGACTACTACGTGTGGAGCGACGACGACTCGCGCTACGCCGACGCGCGGATCATCTTCGTCGACACCGAGACGTCGAACTGGACCTACGACCCGGTGCGCGGCCAGTTCTACTGGCACCGGTTCTTCTCCCACCAGCCCGACCTGAACTTCGAGAACGTCGACGTCCAGAACGCCATGATCGACACCCTGCGGTTCTGGCTCGACCTGGGCATCGACGGGTTCCGCCTCGACGCCGTGCCGTACCTGTTCGAGCAGGAGGGCACCAACTGCGAGAACCTGCCGCGCACGCACGAATTCCTCAAGCGCTGCCGGAAGGTCGTCGACGACGAGTACCCGGGCCGGATCCTGCTGGCCGAGGCCAACCAGTGGCCCTCGGACGTCGTCGAGTACTTCGGCGACCCGGCGGTCGGCGGCGACGAGTGCCACATGGCGTTCCACTTCCCGCTGATGCCGCGGATCTTCATGGCCGTGCGCCGCGAGTCGCGGTTCCCGATCTCGGAGATCATGACCCAGACCCCGGAGATCCCCAGCGGCAGCCAGTGGGGGATCTTCCTGCGCAACCACGACGAGCTGACCCTCGAGATGGTCACCGACGACGAGCGCGACTACATGTACGCGGAGTACGCCAAGGACCCGCGCATGAAGGCCAACATCGGCATCCGCCGCCGGCTGGCCCCGCTGCTGGACAACGACCGGAACCAGCAGGAGCTCTTCACCGCGATGCTGCTGTCCCTGCCGGGCTCGCCCGTTCTGTACTACGGTGACGAGATCGGCATGGGAGACAACATCTGGCTCGGTGACCGCGACGCGGTGCGCACGCCCATGCAGTGGACCCCGGACCGCAACGCCGGGTTCTCCAGCTGCGACCCGGGCCGGATCTACCTGCCGGTGATCATGGACCCGGTGTACGGCTACCAGGGCCTGAACGTCGAGGCGCAGTCGAACAACGCGTCTTCGCTGCTCAACTGGACCCGGCGGATGATCGAGGTGCGCAAGGAGCACCACGCCTTCGCCGAAGGCGAGTTCGTCGACCTCGGCGGGTCCAACCCGAGCGTGCTGGCCTACAAGCGCCAGTGGCGGCGCCCGGACGGCGGCGAAGACGTCGTGCTCTGCGTGAACAACCTCTCCCGGTTCCCGCAGCCGGTGGAGCTGGACCTGTCCGCGCACCGCGGGTGCACGCCGGTGGAGCTCACCGGCGGCGTGCGGTTCCCCAGCATCGGGGACCTGTCGTACCTGCTGACGCTGCCCGGGCACGGCTTCTACTGGTTCCAGCTGACGAGCCCGGGAGACGAAGGCGAAACGAGGTGAGTCCCTTGTCCGACCCGCGCGCGCTGGTCGACGAACTGGCCGGCGACCTGGAGCGCTGGCTGCCCGAGCAGCGCTGGTTCG is a window from the Amycolatopsis sp. cg9 genome containing:
- the glgX gene encoding glycogen debranching protein GlgX, which gives rise to MATRPSADHVLAGRPFPLGAHPEAGGVRFAITSAVADAVELCLIDADGSERRIALTERTFGVWHGLVPGVTPGQRYGYRIHGPYDPARGLRCNPHKLLVDPYARQITGGLTDLTAAQGFTGDPERGPMSTVDSRGSVPLSVVSSPGGPDTGVKPEVPFEEAVVYELHVKGFTQRHPFIPEALRGTYLGLAHPVAIEYLTRLGVTSVELLPVHSFLDEPSLVRAGRHNYWGYSPLGFFAPHAAYASEPGHEVEEFRLMVAALHAAGIEVILDVVFNHTCEGGPDGPTLSFRGLNAPVYYLHTDRGHMADITGCGNTLEAGSPTVVRLVTDSLRYWTQEMGVDGFRFDLASTLGRPRGGAFDPASTLLTAITADPVLSRCKLIAEPWDATGEGYRVGGFGAQWAEWNGRYRDTVRDFWRGATGVRDLAYRLSGSSDLYDHNLRRPWQSINFVTAHDGFTLRDLVSYNEKHNEANGEDNRDGGNDNRSWNHGAEGETTDPAIRALRTRQARNMFATLLLSTGTPMLTMGDEFWRTQHGNNNAYCLDGETSWLDWTPDDPEAEAMLAFARRVVRLRANSPALRQPEFFEGRTTPTGKPDLVWFRPDGEEFGENDWFEDRHTLGMWIDGSNSQARNREGALVPDHSWLLWLHAGDAPGEVVLPGREYGETFKPTLDTSTADGSPANPGALEAKSRVTLQSRSLLLLRAPRLAAEPQPESY
- a CDS encoding maltotransferase domain-containing protein, with the protein product MTGRLGIDDVSPSVSCGRYPAKAVVGEHIPVTATVWREGHDAVAATVAWRGPGDRLTRQTRMVPRGPDHPDEFAAVIVPDTTGPWTFRIDAWSDPWATWEHAVEVKVAAGQGPEDLANDIENGARLLERVSRRPDRRAEKALLTGAVTALRDEARSLAERVGPALSPEIRQLMREFPVRELITKGKPLKLWVDRRRAAYGSWYELFPRSTGGLDAEGKPVHGTFTTAAAALDRVAKMGFDVVYLPPIHPIGRVNRKGPNNTLDAKPEDVGSPWAIGADEGGHDSIHPDLGTFDDFDAFVARSEELGMEVALDFALQAAPDHPWVLKNPEFFTTRPDGSIAYAENPPKKYQDIYPINFDNDPKAVYEEMLRVITVWVEHGVKIFRVDNPHTKPPDFWAWLIQSVKDAHPDVLFLAEAFTRPARLWGLARLGFTQSYTYFTWRTGKQELIDFAVDLRDHWNEGRPNLFVNTPDILHESLQRGGPGMFALRAALAATISPTWGVYSGYELFEHVPVRDGSEEYLDSEKYQLRPRDFERALAEGRSLEPWLAKLNAVRRAHPALQQMRTLHFHHVDNDALLAYSKQDPATGDTVVTVVTLDPYAPQEGTLWLDTGALGFEAHERLIAHDEVTGDTWDWGPANYVRLEPWRAVAHVVSVRRRLAG
- the treS gene encoding maltose alpha-D-glucosyltransferase, with protein sequence MAEEARPDAALGLDGVPHTGEAMTADGMLVEPQAGDFRSAQQAPSNPEWFKGAVFYEVLVRAFADSNGDGTGDLRGLAGRLDYLAWLGIDCLWLPPFYASPLRDGGYDISDFRAVLPEFGSVEDFVFLLNEAHRRGIRVITDLVLNHTSDAHPWFQQSRNEPDGPYGDYYVWSDDDSRYADARIIFVDTETSNWTYDPVRGQFYWHRFFSHQPDLNFENVDVQNAMIDTLRFWLDLGIDGFRLDAVPYLFEQEGTNCENLPRTHEFLKRCRKVVDDEYPGRILLAEANQWPSDVVEYFGDPAVGGDECHMAFHFPLMPRIFMAVRRESRFPISEIMTQTPEIPSGSQWGIFLRNHDELTLEMVTDDERDYMYAEYAKDPRMKANIGIRRRLAPLLDNDRNQQELFTAMLLSLPGSPVLYYGDEIGMGDNIWLGDRDAVRTPMQWTPDRNAGFSSCDPGRIYLPVIMDPVYGYQGLNVEAQSNNASSLLNWTRRMIEVRKEHHAFAEGEFVDLGGSNPSVLAYKRQWRRPDGGEDVVLCVNNLSRFPQPVELDLSAHRGCTPVELTGGVRFPSIGDLSYLLTLPGHGFYWFQLTSPGDEGETR